One Buchnera aphidicola (Aphis glycines) genomic window, TGCTACTGAAGCAAATAATTTAGCTATTAAAGGGATTGCTTTATTTCACAAAAATAGAGGAAATCATATTATTACAAGTAAAACAGAACATAAATCAGTATTAGATACATGTAGGTATCTAGAAAGAGAAGGTTTTTCTGTGACTTATTTAACTCCTAAAAACAATGGGGTTATTGATTTAAATGATCTAAAAAAAAATATAAAAAAAGATACTATACTAGTTTCTATTATGCATGTAAATAATGAAATTGGAATTATACAAGATATAAAAAGTATATCTGAAATTTGTAGATCTCACGATGTTTTTTTTCATGTAGACGCAACTCAAAGTATAGGAAAAATTGATATTAATATGAAAAATTTGTTTATAGACTTGATGTCTTTTTCATCGCATAAATTATATGGTCCAAAGGGTATTGGAGGGTTATATGTTCGTCGCAAACCTCGAGTGCGTTTATTAGCATCTTTACACGGTGGCGGTCATGAAAGAGGAATAAGAGCGGGAACCTTACCAGTTCATCAAATTGTTGGAATGGGAGAAGCTTTTGAATTAGCAAGAAAAAAAATAAAAGATGATTTTGAACATTTAAATAATTTAAGAAATGATTTGTGGAATGGGATTAAAAATATTGAAGAAGTTTATTTAAATAGTGATTTAAAACAAGGAGCTCCTCATATATTAAATGTTAGCTTTAATTATGTTGAGGGTGAATCATTGATTATGTCGTTAAAAGACTTAGCTATTTCTTCTGGTTCAGCGTGTACTTCATCTAGTTTAGAACCTTCTTATGTACTAAGAGCTTTAGGAATAAAAGATGAATTAGCGCATAGCTCAATTCGTTTTTCTATTGGAAGATTTACAACAAAAGAAGAAATTCAATATACAATACAATTGGTTCACAAATCTATCTCTAAACTTCGCGAACTTTCGCCGTTATGGGAAATGTTTAAATCAGGAGTTGATTTAAATAGTATAGAATGGGATCATAGTTAGAAAAAATATTTTAAATTAAAGGTGTTAGAAATGGCATATAGTAAAAAAGTTATGGATCATTATGAAAATCCTCGCAATGTTGGTTCTTTTTCTAATGCAGATATTAATGTTGGGAGTGGTTTGGTA contains:
- a CDS encoding IscS subfamily cysteine desulfurase, coding for MKTPIYLDYAATTPVDYQVAKKMMNYLTIDGMFGNPASRSHKFGWEAEEVVDIARNQISDLIGADSREIIFTSGATEANNLAIKGIALFHKNRGNHIITSKTEHKSVLDTCRYLEREGFSVTYLTPKNNGVIDLNDLKKNIKKDTILVSIMHVNNEIGIIQDIKSISEICRSHDVFFHVDATQSIGKIDINMKNLFIDLMSFSSHKLYGPKGIGGLYVRRKPRVRLLASLHGGGHERGIRAGTLPVHQIVGMGEAFELARKKIKDDFEHLNNLRNDLWNGIKNIEEVYLNSDLKQGAPHILNVSFNYVEGESLIMSLKDLAISSGSACTSSSLEPSYVLRALGIKDELAHSSIRFSIGRFTTKEEIQYTIQLVHKSISKLRELSPLWEMFKSGVDLNSIEWDHS